Proteins encoded in a region of the Flammeovirga yaeyamensis genome:
- a CDS encoding AbgT family transporter — translation MSTTNNSVKKNPIDKFLSFIEKVGNALPHPATLFAGFAFAIVILSWVFSLMDLSVKHPGKDEMITVVNLLSQDGIYLILTKLVKNFTDFAPLGVVLVAMLGIGIAEGSGLIGTIIRLMVLKSPKKIITFVVVFAGVLSNTASEVGYVLLVPLSAVIFLAFGKHPIAGLAAAFAGVSGGYSANLLLGTIDPLLQSISQEAAQIIEPSYLINPACNYYFMFVSTFFIGIAGTFVTEKIVIPRLGEYKGDEVAEEMHALTKEERKGLIYAGIAAVVIITIILIGIIPDDGFLRRPLTPEDIAKGTKVTSIFESALMKGIVSWIFIIAAICGIAYGKGSGTFKNDSDIMKGMGESMKTMSSYIVLVFFAAQFVAYFKWTNIGLISAIKGAEFLKALGLHEIPLLISFILLAALINLVMGSASAKWTLMAPVFIPMFMLLGISPELTQVAYRIGDSVTNIISPMMSYFALIVAFIQRYDKKAGIGTVIATMLPYSVAFLLVWVTLMAIWLIFDFPIGPDSLLKYNP, via the coding sequence ATGAGCACAACAAACAATTCAGTTAAGAAGAACCCTATCGATAAATTTTTAAGTTTTATTGAAAAGGTGGGTAATGCTCTACCCCATCCTGCAACACTTTTTGCAGGTTTTGCTTTTGCTATCGTCATTTTATCATGGGTATTTTCCCTAATGGATCTTAGTGTTAAACATCCTGGAAAAGATGAAATGATTACAGTAGTCAACCTACTTTCTCAAGATGGTATATATTTAATCCTTACCAAATTGGTAAAGAACTTTACTGATTTCGCTCCATTAGGGGTTGTATTAGTAGCTATGCTAGGTATTGGTATTGCTGAGGGAAGTGGACTTATTGGAACTATCATCAGATTGATGGTTTTAAAGTCGCCTAAAAAAATCATCACTTTTGTCGTTGTATTTGCGGGTGTGCTATCAAATACCGCTAGTGAAGTTGGCTATGTGCTATTAGTACCATTATCTGCTGTTATCTTTCTTGCTTTTGGAAAACACCCCATTGCTGGTTTAGCTGCAGCATTCGCAGGTGTCTCTGGCGGATATTCTGCCAACTTATTATTGGGCACCATTGATCCTTTATTACAAAGTATCTCTCAAGAAGCAGCACAGATTATTGAACCGTCTTATCTTATTAATCCGGCATGTAATTACTATTTCATGTTTGTGTCTACATTCTTTATTGGTATAGCTGGTACTTTCGTTACAGAGAAAATTGTCATTCCTCGATTAGGTGAATACAAAGGTGATGAAGTCGCTGAAGAAATGCATGCACTTACGAAAGAAGAAAGAAAGGGATTAATCTATGCTGGTATTGCAGCAGTCGTTATCATTACAATCATCTTAATTGGAATTATTCCTGATGATGGATTTTTAAGAAGACCTCTAACTCCTGAAGATATTGCCAAAGGCACTAAAGTGACTAGTATTTTTGAATCAGCCTTAATGAAAGGTATTGTTTCTTGGATTTTTATTATTGCAGCAATTTGTGGTATAGCATATGGTAAAGGGTCTGGAACATTTAAAAATGATTCAGATATTATGAAAGGTATGGGTGAATCAATGAAAACGATGAGTTCATATATTGTATTGGTATTCTTTGCAGCTCAATTTGTAGCTTATTTCAAATGGACTAACATTGGTTTAATCTCTGCAATAAAGGGAGCTGAATTCTTAAAAGCTTTAGGTTTGCATGAAATTCCTTTATTAATTTCTTTCATTTTATTAGCTGCGCTGATCAATCTTGTGATGGGGAGTGCATCTGCCAAATGGACTTTAATGGCACCTGTTTTCATTCCTATGTTTATGTTATTGGGAATTTCTCCTGAATTAACTCAGGTGGCTTACAGAATTGGTGATAGTGTAACAAACATTATTTCACCAATGATGTCCTACTTCGCATTAATTGTTGCTTTTATTCAACGATATGATAAAAAAGCGGGTATCGGAACCGTAATCGCCACAATGTTACCTTATTCCGTTGCATTTTTATTGGTTTGGGTAACGTTAATGGCTATATGGTTAATCTTTGATTTCCCTATTGGACCTGATTCGCTTCTAAAATACAACCCTTAA